In Prescottella soli, a genomic segment contains:
- a CDS encoding NAD(P)/FAD-dependent oxidoreductase, whose product MTSSDKAVGPVVIVGAGLAAVRAAEELRQSGYDGELVVVGDEPHLPYDRPPLSKDVVRGENDDTTLRPQEFYDEQRIDLRLGTAATGVDRERRVLHLADGGELAYGELIIATGLSPRRIPSLPDLGGVHVLRSVDESRALRADLREGSRALVVGAGFIGCELAASMRALGLDVVLLEPQPAPLASVLGEQIGKLVGRLHTEEGVDVRAGVGLAALTGDGRVSGAVLSDGTELGVDVVAIGIGSVPVTGWLDGSGIEIDNGVLCDEVGRTNDPHVWAIGDVAAWRHESGGHKRVEHWSNAGDQAKILAGALTGTGDPSAPAQVPYFWSDQYGLKIQALGTVSPDDDVHMVKDDGRKFVAYYSRGGALTAVVGLGSAGAVMKMRAKIAAGAPIAELLESSPA is encoded by the coding sequence ATGACCAGTAGTGACAAGGCCGTCGGTCCGGTCGTGATCGTCGGGGCCGGGCTGGCCGCCGTCCGCGCCGCGGAGGAACTGCGTCAGTCGGGGTACGACGGCGAACTCGTCGTCGTCGGCGACGAGCCGCACCTGCCGTACGACCGGCCGCCGCTGTCGAAGGACGTCGTCCGTGGGGAGAACGACGACACGACGCTGCGTCCGCAGGAGTTCTACGACGAGCAGCGCATCGATCTGCGTCTCGGCACGGCCGCGACCGGTGTCGACCGCGAGCGCCGGGTGCTGCACCTCGCCGACGGCGGCGAGCTCGCGTACGGCGAGCTGATCATCGCGACCGGGCTGAGCCCGCGTCGCATCCCGAGCCTGCCGGATCTGGGTGGCGTCCACGTGCTCCGCTCGGTCGACGAGAGCCGCGCGCTGCGCGCCGACCTTCGCGAGGGGTCCCGCGCGCTCGTGGTCGGCGCCGGCTTCATCGGGTGCGAGCTCGCGGCCAGCATGCGTGCGCTGGGACTCGACGTCGTGCTCCTCGAACCGCAGCCGGCTCCGCTGGCGTCGGTGCTGGGTGAGCAGATCGGCAAGCTGGTCGGGCGCCTGCACACCGAGGAGGGCGTCGACGTGCGCGCCGGGGTCGGGCTCGCGGCTCTCACCGGCGACGGGCGCGTCAGCGGGGCGGTGCTGTCCGACGGCACCGAGCTCGGGGTCGACGTCGTCGCGATCGGTATCGGCTCCGTGCCGGTCACGGGATGGCTCGACGGCTCGGGCATCGAGATCGACAACGGGGTGCTGTGCGACGAGGTGGGCCGCACGAACGATCCGCACGTGTGGGCCATCGGTGACGTCGCGGCGTGGCGACACGAGTCGGGCGGACACAAGCGCGTCGAGCACTGGAGCAACGCCGGTGACCAGGCGAAGATCCTGGCGGGTGCGCTGACCGGTACCGGCGATCCGAGTGCGCCGGCGCAGGTCCCGTACTTCTGGAGCGACCAGTACGGCCTCAAGATCCAGGCCCTGGGCACGGTCTCGCCCGACGACGACGTCCACATGGTCAAGGACGACGGCCGCAAGTTCGTCGCCTACTACTCGCGAGGTGGCGCGTTGACCGCGGTCGTCGGCCTGGGCTCGGCCGGTGCGGTGATGAAGATGCGCGCGAAGATCGCCGCGGGTGCGCCGATCGCGGAGCTGCTCGAATCCAGTCCCGCCTGA